One Serinicoccus chungangensis genomic window carries:
- a CDS encoding nitroreductase/quinone reductase family protein, which produces MSTLMRLGTTLHAKLLKATGRLGAGEQDGAVLVLDHVGARTGTARETPLMFVRHGEGYAVAASANGADRHPAWLHNLRAHPDVTIHVRKRPIPVRAREARPEERAEIYARFVAVQERFAGYQSKTDRVIPVVVLEPR; this is translated from the coding sequence ATGTCGACGCTCATGCGCCTGGGGACCACCCTGCACGCCAAGCTCCTCAAGGCGACCGGACGACTCGGCGCCGGCGAGCAGGACGGTGCCGTGCTCGTCCTGGACCACGTCGGCGCGAGGACCGGGACCGCGCGGGAGACCCCGCTGATGTTCGTCCGGCACGGTGAGGGGTATGCCGTCGCCGCGTCGGCGAACGGCGCCGACCGTCATCCGGCCTGGCTGCACAACCTCCGGGCCCACCCCGACGTCACCATCCACGTCCGGAAGCGCCCGATCCCGGTGCGGGCGCGCGAGGCGCGGCCGGAGGAGCGCGCGGAGATCTACGCCCGCTTCGTCGCGGTGCAGGAGCGCTTCGCCGGCTACCAGTCCAAGACCGACCGGGTCATCCCGGTGGTCGTCCTCGAACCGCGCTGA
- a CDS encoding GNAT family N-acetyltransferase produces the protein MAEVQVTRNDDLTRYEAHLDGALVGFAEYQLTDILVVFTHTEVEPAAEGQGVGSALARWALDDVRDQGTRTVLPICPFIKAWIDRHPDYADLLYSGRKD, from the coding sequence ATGGCCGAAGTCCAGGTGACCCGGAACGACGACCTGACGCGGTACGAGGCGCACCTCGACGGCGCCCTCGTGGGTTTCGCCGAGTACCAGCTCACCGACATCCTCGTGGTCTTCACGCACACCGAGGTGGAGCCGGCCGCCGAGGGCCAGGGGGTGGGCAGCGCCCTGGCGCGGTGGGCCCTGGACGACGTGCGCGACCAGGGGACCCGGACGGTGCTGCCGATCTGCCCGTTCATCAAGGCCTGGATCGACCGGCACCCCGACTACGCGGACCTGCTCTACTCCGGCAGGAAGGACTGA
- a CDS encoding SGNH/GDSL hydrolase family protein has product MSTTTRTLLASTCTLALGATLAAAPAQAASGDGDYVALGDSFSAGTGTYARTDACYRSPYGYPALIAGQQGLALDYQACSGANTTDVLADQLGTLDAHTARVSMTIGGNDVGFADVLTECALPGWISDCDGEIDDSLTTLRTVLPGRLDQVYGEIAGRAPDAEVAVAGYPYLFNGQDCSWATFFSGREMARLNAGTAELDRLIDARSSAAGFTYVEVRDDFAGHAVCDRQAWINNLTLPIDESFHPNRAGNRAYASAVAPALGLASVAARSLPEPQAQPAPAPSIRSQASAVLGMDLASAEHLREARAAGLNPGEVRKAVAKLRSGDERVVREGLRELQELDARLASRG; this is encoded by the coding sequence ATGTCAACGACGACACGGACCCTCCTGGCCTCGACCTGCACCCTCGCCCTGGGCGCCACCCTCGCCGCCGCACCCGCGCAGGCGGCGAGCGGCGACGGTGACTACGTCGCCCTGGGCGACAGCTTCTCCGCCGGGACGGGCACCTACGCCCGGACCGACGCCTGCTACCGCTCGCCCTACGGCTACCCCGCGCTCATCGCCGGTCAGCAGGGCCTCGCCCTGGACTACCAGGCCTGCTCGGGGGCTAACACGACCGACGTGCTGGCCGACCAGCTCGGCACCCTCGACGCGCACACCGCCCGCGTGTCCATGACGATCGGCGGCAACGACGTCGGGTTCGCCGACGTGCTGACCGAGTGCGCCCTGCCCGGGTGGATCAGCGACTGCGACGGCGAGATCGACGACAGCCTGACCACCCTGCGGACGGTGCTGCCCGGCCGCCTCGACCAGGTCTACGGCGAGATCGCCGGGCGGGCACCCGACGCCGAGGTGGCGGTCGCCGGCTACCCCTACCTCTTCAACGGCCAGGACTGCTCCTGGGCCACCTTCTTCTCCGGCCGGGAGATGGCGCGGCTCAACGCCGGGACCGCCGAGCTGGACCGGCTCATCGACGCCCGCTCGTCCGCCGCCGGCTTCACCTACGTCGAGGTCCGGGACGACTTCGCCGGGCACGCCGTCTGCGACCGTCAGGCCTGGATCAACAACCTGACCCTGCCGATCGACGAGTCCTTCCACCCCAACCGGGCGGGCAACCGGGCCTACGCCTCGGCGGTCGCCCCCGCCCTGGGCCTCGCCTCGGTCGCGGCCCGCAGCCTGCCGGAGCCGCAGGCGCAGCCCGCGCCCGCGCCGAGCATCCGGTCGCAGGCCTCCGCGGTGCTCGGCATGGACCTGGCCAGCGCCGAGCACCTCCGCGAGGCGCGCGCGGCCGGCCTCAACCCTGGCGAGGTCAGGAAGGCGGTCGCCAAGCTGCGCAGCGGCGACGAGCGGGTCGTCCGGGAGGGGCTGCGGGAGCTGCAGGAGCTGGACGCCCGGCTCGCCTCCCGCGGCTGA
- a CDS encoding DUF2237 family protein: protein MRNVLGSPLEECGLDPVTGFTRSGCCEVTPEDVGVHGVCAVMTEEFLAHEFSVGNDLLTPRPSWGFPGLRPGDRWCVVAVRWLQAHQDGRAAPVVLASTHEQVLEVVPLDLLRRYAVDVPDDLSGL from the coding sequence ATGCGCAACGTGCTCGGCTCCCCGCTCGAGGAGTGCGGTCTCGACCCGGTCACCGGCTTCACCCGGTCCGGCTGCTGCGAGGTGACCCCGGAGGACGTCGGGGTCCACGGGGTCTGCGCGGTCATGACCGAGGAGTTCCTGGCCCACGAGTTCTCGGTGGGCAACGACCTGCTCACGCCGCGGCCCTCCTGGGGCTTCCCCGGCCTGCGCCCCGGCGACCGCTGGTGCGTCGTGGCCGTGCGCTGGCTCCAGGCCCACCAGGACGGCCGCGCCGCACCGGTCGTGCTCGCCAGCACCCACGAGCAGGTGCTCGAGGTCGTCCCCCTCGACCTGCTGCGACGGTATGCCGTCGACGTCCCCGACGACCTGTCCGGGCTGTGA
- a CDS encoding DUF1540 domain-containing protein, producing the protein MATMTAISSCAATSCAYNKGGCSAEAVTIGGDGASCGTFVELDVRGGLPVAEGHVGACQRLECAHNADLLCTADAITVGGDTARCLSYTAG; encoded by the coding sequence ATGGCCACCATGACCGCCATCAGTTCCTGTGCCGCCACCAGCTGCGCCTACAACAAGGGCGGCTGCAGCGCCGAGGCCGTGACCATCGGCGGGGACGGGGCCTCCTGCGGGACGTTCGTGGAGCTCGACGTGCGCGGCGGCCTGCCCGTCGCCGAGGGGCACGTGGGGGCCTGCCAGCGTCTGGAGTGCGCCCACAACGCGGACCTCCTGTGCACCGCCGACGCCATCACCGTGGGCGGCGACACGGCTCGCTGCCTGAGCTACACCGCCGGCTGA
- a CDS encoding endonuclease/exonuclease/phosphatase family protein — MDRTTLSVATFNLYNLNLPGGPMYRDEDGWSPQEYAAKVAWSAGVVARLAPDVVGLQELWHVDALRDVLARAGLEQEYALLAGPATGARIVCAALVRRDLLVPGTATWIEDFPEDLRLESGGEDPQTPDVSVRIRGFSRPVLRFDIAPRRDEPATSVYVCHLKSKAPTQVWREGWYDADRDRYKPHTTAIGSALSTIRRTAEAAALRVVLTAQLKGTVSPVIVLGDLNDGQHSNTLNLLTEQPRYLVGDSRGGGDNALYTAQTLQQYRDTRDVYYTHVFQDLRESLDHVLVSEQFYDHSRRRRWLFDGLTIDNDHLHTADHRADGSTDHGVVLVRFRHAPA, encoded by the coding sequence GTGGACCGTACGACGCTGAGCGTGGCGACCTTCAACCTCTACAACCTCAACCTGCCCGGTGGTCCGATGTACCGCGACGAGGACGGCTGGAGCCCGCAGGAGTACGCCGCCAAGGTCGCCTGGTCCGCCGGCGTCGTCGCCAGGCTCGCGCCCGACGTGGTGGGGCTGCAGGAGCTCTGGCACGTCGACGCCCTGCGCGACGTGCTCGCCCGGGCCGGGCTCGAGCAGGAGTACGCCCTGCTCGCCGGTCCGGCGACCGGTGCCCGGATCGTGTGTGCGGCGCTGGTGCGGCGCGACCTCCTCGTGCCCGGCACCGCCACCTGGATCGAGGACTTCCCCGAGGACCTGAGGCTGGAGTCGGGAGGCGAGGACCCGCAGACCCCTGACGTGTCGGTGCGCATCCGCGGTTTCTCCCGGCCCGTGCTCCGCTTCGACATCGCACCGCGCCGGGACGAGCCCGCCACGAGCGTCTACGTGTGCCACCTGAAGTCCAAGGCACCGACGCAGGTCTGGCGTGAAGGGTGGTACGACGCCGACCGCGACCGGTACAAGCCGCATACCACCGCCATCGGGTCGGCCCTGTCCACGATCCGCCGGACCGCCGAGGCCGCCGCCCTGCGGGTGGTCCTGACGGCCCAGCTCAAGGGCACCGTCAGCCCCGTCATCGTGCTCGGCGACCTCAACGACGGCCAGCACTCCAACACCCTCAACCTGCTGACCGAGCAACCCCGCTACCTCGTCGGCGACTCCCGGGGAGGGGGCGACAACGCGCTCTACACCGCCCAGACGCTGCAGCAGTACCGCGACACCCGCGACGTCTACTACACGCACGTCTTCCAGGACCTGCGCGAGTCGCTGGACCACGTGCTGGTGTCGGAGCAGTTCTACGACCACTCGCGGCGCCGGCGCTGGCTCTTCGACGGGCTGACCATCGACAACGACCACCTGCACACCGCCGACCACCGCGCCGACGGCAGCACCGACCACGGCGTGGTCCTCGTCCGCTTCCGCCACGCGCCCGCCTGA
- a CDS encoding LacI family DNA-binding transcriptional regulator → MPPSAGRVTIRDVAAAAGVSRGTVSRVLNGEGYVSDHAREAIERAVRTVGYVPNTAARNLALNRSGAVGLVVHEPHELFLEDPNIGAILLGANEVLSTADQQLVSLVIDSERDTERVVRYLRGGFVDGAVVVSAREHDALLDALQRTTLPTALVGRPPKGVEMPWVGIDNAGAAAAVTQLLVDQGRSRVGIIAVGLDRDSGSDRLAGFRSALGPAFDPALVVERPLYEYAAGRDAMRELLERAPDVDGVFATSDAVAAGALEALLASGRRVPGDVALVGFDDSSWARRCRPALTTVRQPARDLGAAAARLVLDQLAGIPAGPEGRLLPTEVVARDSA, encoded by the coding sequence ATGCCCCCCTCTGCCGGACGCGTGACGATCCGCGATGTCGCGGCCGCGGCCGGTGTCTCACGGGGCACCGTGAGCCGCGTGCTCAACGGCGAGGGCTACGTCTCCGACCACGCCCGTGAGGCCATCGAGCGGGCGGTCCGCACGGTGGGCTACGTGCCCAACACGGCGGCGCGCAACCTGGCCCTCAACCGGTCGGGCGCGGTGGGGCTGGTGGTCCACGAGCCGCACGAGCTCTTCCTCGAGGACCCCAACATCGGCGCCATCCTGCTGGGGGCCAACGAGGTGCTCTCGACGGCCGACCAGCAGCTCGTCAGCCTGGTCATCGACTCCGAGCGCGACACCGAGCGCGTCGTGCGCTACCTGCGCGGCGGCTTCGTCGACGGTGCGGTGGTCGTCTCCGCACGCGAGCACGACGCCCTGCTGGACGCCCTGCAGCGGACCACCCTCCCGACGGCGCTGGTCGGCCGGCCGCCAAAGGGGGTCGAGATGCCCTGGGTGGGCATCGACAACGCCGGCGCCGCGGCTGCGGTGACCCAGCTCCTCGTCGACCAGGGGCGGTCCCGTGTCGGCATCATCGCGGTCGGTCTCGACCGTGACTCGGGCTCGGACCGCCTCGCCGGCTTCCGCTCGGCCCTCGGCCCGGCCTTCGACCCGGCGCTGGTCGTGGAGCGGCCGCTCTACGAGTACGCCGCCGGCCGGGACGCCATGCGCGAGCTGCTCGAGCGCGCCCCCGACGTCGACGGGGTCTTCGCCACCTCGGACGCCGTGGCCGCGGGTGCCCTGGAGGCCCTGCTCGCCAGCGGACGACGGGTCCCGGGCGACGTCGCGCTGGTGGGCTTCGACGACTCCAGCTGGGCCCGCCGCTGCCGGCCCGCGCTCACGACGGTGCGCCAGCCGGCCCGCGACCTGGGTGCGGCCGCCGCCCGGCTGGTGCTGGACCAGCTCGCCGGGATCCCCGCCGGGCCGGAGGGCCGCCTGCTGCCCACCGAGGTCGTGGCTCGGGACTCGGCGTGA
- a CDS encoding beta-galactosidase, with product MVQVGTPPVWSRRRVEPAEAPDRTPWRTDHPLLGCDYNPEQWPREVWQEDVRLMREVGVELVAVNVFGWAEIQPAPERFDFGRLDEVLDLLHEHGIGVNLGTGTASPPPWLTTAYPQVLPVAEDGTTRWPGGRQAWCPSSPVFRELSLELVERVASRYGRHPALRLWHVSNELGGHNALCYCDASAEAFRRWLRERYRDIEAVNQAWGTSFWSQRYGSFDEILPPRLTLSTPNPGQALDFHRFSSEELLAQHQAEAAVVRAHSPLPVTTNLMVTAHQRDMDYWDWAPHLDVIANDHYLDHRLADPAAELAFCADLTRGLAQGRPWILMEHATGAVNWQPVNIAKQPGELLRGSVAHLARGADALCFFQWRASRQGAEKFHSAMLPHAGTDSATWRETIELGTILRSLPDLAGTQVSAQVALVFSYENWWAADAPNRPSELVVHLEQVHQAYAALRAAGVGVDVVRPGAALEGYRVVVVPHLYLVRDSEAAVVADFVADGGHALVTFFSGIVDEDDRVRPGGYPGAFRDLLGVTVEEVHPLAEGVVLPLEGTSGGTVRRWTERVRLDGARAHRRLGAGPLAGHPAVTVHEHGTGRAWYAAADLDPDALRALVEEVLAGAGVDPEPGAGPLVEVVRRRSVPAGSGPDFLFVLNHGPDPVLVPARGTEVCTGQDVDPTLEVPAGAVRIVRLAAEEQS from the coding sequence ATGGTCCAGGTCGGCACCCCACCGGTGTGGTCACGCCGTCGCGTCGAGCCCGCCGAGGCGCCGGACCGCACCCCGTGGCGCACCGACCACCCGCTGCTCGGCTGCGACTACAACCCGGAGCAGTGGCCGCGCGAGGTGTGGCAGGAGGACGTCCGGCTCATGCGTGAGGTCGGCGTCGAGCTCGTGGCCGTCAACGTCTTCGGCTGGGCCGAGATCCAACCCGCCCCCGAGCGCTTCGACTTCGGGCGTCTCGACGAGGTGCTCGACCTCCTCCACGAGCACGGCATCGGGGTCAACCTCGGCACCGGGACGGCCTCTCCGCCGCCGTGGCTGACCACGGCATACCCGCAGGTCCTGCCGGTCGCCGAGGACGGCACCACCCGTTGGCCGGGCGGCCGCCAGGCGTGGTGCCCGAGCTCCCCGGTCTTCCGTGAGCTCTCCCTCGAGCTCGTGGAGCGGGTGGCCTCCCGCTACGGCCGGCACCCCGCCCTGCGCCTGTGGCACGTGAGCAACGAGCTCGGCGGGCACAACGCGCTGTGCTACTGCGACGCCAGCGCCGAGGCCTTCCGGCGGTGGCTGCGCGAGCGCTACCGCGACATCGAGGCGGTCAACCAGGCCTGGGGCACCTCCTTCTGGTCGCAGCGCTACGGCTCCTTCGACGAGATCCTGCCGCCGCGCCTCACGCTGTCCACCCCCAACCCCGGTCAGGCCCTGGACTTCCACCGCTTCAGCTCCGAGGAGCTGCTCGCGCAGCACCAGGCCGAGGCCGCGGTGGTCCGTGCCCACAGCCCCCTGCCGGTCACGACCAACCTCATGGTCACGGCGCACCAGCGCGACATGGACTACTGGGACTGGGCGCCGCACCTCGACGTCATCGCCAACGACCACTACCTCGACCACCGGCTCGCCGACCCGGCCGCCGAGCTGGCCTTCTGCGCCGACCTCACCCGAGGGCTGGCGCAGGGCCGGCCGTGGATCCTCATGGAGCACGCCACCGGCGCGGTCAACTGGCAGCCGGTCAACATCGCCAAGCAGCCGGGTGAGCTGCTGCGGGGCTCGGTGGCGCACCTCGCCCGCGGCGCCGACGCGCTCTGCTTCTTCCAGTGGCGGGCCTCGCGCCAGGGCGCGGAGAAGTTCCACTCCGCGATGCTGCCGCACGCCGGCACGGACTCGGCGACGTGGCGGGAGACGATCGAGCTCGGGACGATCCTGCGCTCGCTGCCCGACCTCGCCGGGACGCAGGTGTCCGCGCAGGTCGCCCTCGTCTTCTCCTACGAGAACTGGTGGGCCGCCGACGCCCCCAACCGGCCCAGTGAGCTGGTCGTCCACCTCGAGCAGGTCCACCAGGCGTATGCCGCGCTGCGGGCGGCCGGTGTCGGCGTGGACGTCGTGCGCCCGGGGGCCGCGCTGGAGGGCTACCGCGTCGTCGTCGTCCCCCACCTCTACCTCGTCCGCGACAGCGAGGCAGCCGTCGTGGCGGACTTCGTCGCCGACGGCGGGCACGCGCTCGTGACCTTCTTCTCCGGCATCGTCGACGAGGACGACCGGGTCCGTCCCGGCGGCTACCCGGGGGCCTTCCGCGACCTGCTCGGGGTCACCGTCGAGGAGGTCCACCCCCTGGCCGAGGGTGTGGTGCTGCCGCTGGAGGGCACGTCGGGCGGGACCGTGCGCCGCTGGACCGAGCGGGTCCGGCTCGACGGGGCCCGGGCGCACCGCCGACTGGGGGCGGGCCCGCTCGCGGGGCACCCGGCGGTGACCGTCCACGAGCACGGCACGGGACGCGCCTGGTACGCCGCGGCGGACCTCGACCCCGACGCCCTGCGTGCGCTCGTCGAGGAGGTCCTGGCCGGTGCCGGCGTGGACCCCGAGCCGGGCGCCGGTCCGCTCGTCGAGGTCGTCCGCCGGCGCTCCGTGCCCGCGGGCTCCGGGCCGGACTTCCTCTTCGTCCTCAACCACGGCCCCGACCCCGTGCTGGTCCCCGCGCGGGGCACCGAGGTGTGCACCGGCCAGGACGTCGACCCGACGCTCGAGGTGCCGGCCGGCGCCGTCCGCATCGTCCGACTCGCAGCCGAGGAGCAGTCATGA
- a CDS encoding carbohydrate ABC transporter permease — protein MSRPTRRRVQHPGAIAIFIGPFAALFTLFYLLPVAYAVWQSTRTVERTGTFGPAEEVFGGLTQYREVIADEAFWASVGRVLLFGSVQVPIMLGVALLLALLLDSPTVKGARFFRLAFFAPYAVPGVIAAIMWGFLYSPNLSPFTGVTRQVDFLGSGLVLWSIANVVTWVYVGYNMLIIYSSLLAIPGEVYEAALLDGAGQWRIAWSVKIPLVLPAIILTGVFSIIGTLQLLAEPQVFRTFSTAVTSDYTPNLLVYTTAAVPNQPLAAAFSVVLALATFVLSFTFLKLTQRRAFS, from the coding sequence ATGAGCCGCCCGACCCGACGACGGGTGCAGCACCCGGGCGCGATCGCGATCTTCATCGGTCCGTTCGCGGCGCTGTTCACCCTCTTCTACCTGCTGCCGGTCGCCTACGCCGTCTGGCAGTCCACCCGCACCGTGGAGCGCACGGGCACCTTCGGCCCGGCCGAGGAGGTCTTCGGCGGGCTCACGCAGTACCGCGAGGTCATCGCCGACGAGGCCTTCTGGGCCTCGGTGGGCCGGGTGCTGCTCTTCGGGTCGGTGCAGGTCCCCATCATGCTGGGCGTCGCGCTGCTGCTGGCCCTGCTCCTGGACTCGCCGACCGTCAAGGGCGCGCGCTTCTTCCGGCTCGCCTTCTTCGCCCCGTACGCCGTCCCCGGCGTCATCGCGGCGATCATGTGGGGCTTCCTCTACTCGCCCAACCTGTCGCCGTTCACCGGCGTCACCCGCCAGGTCGACTTCCTCGGCAGCGGGCTCGTGCTGTGGTCGATCGCCAACGTCGTGACCTGGGTCTACGTCGGCTACAACATGCTCATCATCTACTCCTCGCTGCTGGCGATCCCGGGCGAGGTCTACGAGGCGGCCCTGCTCGACGGCGCCGGGCAGTGGCGCATCGCGTGGTCGGTCAAGATCCCGCTGGTCCTGCCGGCGATCATCCTCACCGGCGTCTTCTCCATCATCGGCACGCTCCAGCTGCTCGCCGAGCCCCAGGTCTTCCGCACCTTCTCCACCGCGGTGACCAGCGACTACACCCCCAACCTGCTCGTCTACACGACGGCCGCCGTGCCCAACCAGCCCCTCGCGGCCGCCTTCTCGGTGGTGCTCGCGCTGGCGACCTTCGTGCTCTCCTTCACCTTCCTCAAGCTGACCCAACGGAGGGCCTTCTCGTGA
- a CDS encoding carbohydrate ABC transporter permease → MLVLGVFTLYFLTPIWWLFIAATKERGDLTTTNPLWFSDLNLVENLQGVFSYGDGILPRWLLNSVLYAGVGALVATVLAGMCGYALAKYAFPGREVIFNVVLGGVLVPATALALPLFLIFAQVGATNTFWSVFLPSIVSPFGVYLARIYAASSVPDELLEAARLDGAGEVRTFFSVSVRLMVPALVTVYLFQFVAIWNNFFLPLIMLRDERLFPVTLGLYNWNTVVNQVPELRLYVLTGSLVSIVPLIVVFLLLQRFWRSGLGTGSVK, encoded by the coding sequence ATGCTCGTCCTGGGCGTCTTCACCCTCTACTTCCTCACGCCCATCTGGTGGCTGTTCATCGCCGCGACCAAGGAGCGCGGCGACCTGACGACGACCAACCCGCTGTGGTTCTCCGACCTCAACCTCGTGGAGAACCTGCAGGGCGTCTTCTCCTACGGCGACGGGATCCTGCCGCGCTGGCTGCTCAACTCGGTGCTCTACGCCGGTGTGGGCGCCCTGGTCGCGACGGTGCTGGCCGGGATGTGCGGGTATGCGCTCGCGAAGTACGCCTTCCCCGGCCGGGAGGTCATCTTCAACGTCGTCCTCGGCGGGGTGCTCGTGCCGGCGACCGCGCTGGCGCTGCCGCTGTTCCTCATCTTCGCCCAGGTCGGGGCCACCAACACGTTCTGGTCGGTCTTCCTGCCCAGCATCGTCAGCCCGTTCGGCGTCTACCTCGCCCGCATCTACGCCGCCTCCTCGGTGCCCGACGAGCTGCTCGAGGCGGCCCGGCTGGACGGTGCCGGGGAGGTCCGCACGTTCTTCTCGGTGTCGGTGCGGCTCATGGTCCCCGCGCTGGTCACCGTCTACCTCTTCCAGTTCGTGGCGATCTGGAACAACTTCTTCCTGCCGCTCATCATGCTGCGCGACGAACGCCTCTTCCCGGTGACCCTGGGGCTCTACAACTGGAACACCGTGGTCAACCAGGTCCCCGAGCTGCGCCTCTACGTCCTCACCGGCTCCCTGGTGTCGATCGTGCCGCTCATCGTCGTCTTCCTGCTCCTCCAACGCTTCTGGCGCTCCGGTCTGGGCACCGGTTCGGTGAAGTAG
- a CDS encoding ABC transporter substrate-binding protein has protein sequence MKITSPLLGAASVALLLTLAACGGGDSGSEGAAEGDGGAATDCEPSDGEVSLTFFSWVPGIEGVVDIWNEQNPDVQVEVQTGPNGNSGTYQNFFNQLEAGNPPDLGQIEFDALPNFRVQDGLTDIGGCEGVMDSQEQFVDWTWSQVQLGEEDAVYAIPQDTGPMAMFYREDLFTEAGIEVPTTWEEYAAAAEQVRENDGYITNFSTSDINQFAGLVWQAGGSWFGNEGDTWQVGLDSEESVQVADYWNGLIQDDLVSTLPPWTTEWDNAYNSGDAWTWVSAVWGANSIMSGAPDTEGDWRVAPMPTWGDEQAAGNWGGSTTAVFKGTEHPHEAAQFALWLNTSEEAHEALIEAANLYPATTEGQQLPALSEGVPFYGGQEIYEVFTEAGATVPTDWTWGPTMTQVYNDVSDGFSAAASGNGSLAEALAAAQESTTSALESQGIPVGE, from the coding sequence ATGAAGATCACATCACCACTGCTGGGGGCCGCCTCGGTGGCCCTGCTGCTCACCCTGGCCGCGTGCGGCGGCGGCGACTCCGGCTCCGAGGGTGCCGCCGAGGGTGATGGCGGTGCCGCTACCGACTGCGAGCCCAGCGACGGGGAGGTCAGCCTGACCTTCTTCTCCTGGGTGCCGGGCATCGAGGGCGTCGTCGACATCTGGAACGAGCAGAACCCGGACGTCCAGGTCGAGGTGCAGACCGGCCCGAACGGCAACTCCGGCACGTACCAGAACTTCTTCAACCAGCTCGAGGCCGGCAACCCGCCGGACCTGGGCCAGATCGAGTTCGACGCGCTGCCCAACTTCCGCGTGCAGGACGGCCTGACCGACATCGGCGGGTGCGAGGGCGTGATGGACTCCCAGGAGCAGTTCGTCGACTGGACCTGGAGCCAGGTGCAGCTCGGCGAGGAGGACGCGGTCTACGCGATCCCGCAGGACACCGGGCCGATGGCGATGTTCTACCGCGAGGACCTCTTCACCGAGGCCGGGATCGAGGTGCCCACGACGTGGGAGGAGTATGCCGCCGCCGCCGAGCAGGTTCGGGAGAACGACGGCTACATCACCAACTTCTCCACCAGCGACATCAACCAGTTCGCCGGTCTCGTGTGGCAGGCCGGCGGTTCCTGGTTCGGCAACGAGGGCGACACCTGGCAGGTCGGGCTGGACAGCGAGGAGTCGGTGCAGGTCGCCGACTACTGGAACGGCCTCATCCAGGACGACCTCGTCTCCACCCTCCCGCCGTGGACCACCGAGTGGGACAACGCCTACAACAGCGGCGACGCCTGGACCTGGGTCTCGGCGGTCTGGGGCGCCAACTCGATCATGTCGGGCGCCCCGGACACCGAGGGCGACTGGCGGGTGGCGCCCATGCCGACCTGGGGCGACGAGCAGGCCGCGGGAAACTGGGGCGGGTCCACCACGGCCGTCTTCAAGGGCACCGAGCACCCGCACGAGGCGGCGCAGTTCGCCCTGTGGCTCAACACCTCGGAGGAGGCGCACGAGGCGCTCATCGAGGCCGCCAACCTCTACCCCGCCACCACCGAGGGCCAGCAGCTGCCCGCGCTGTCCGAGGGGGTGCCGTTCTACGGCGGCCAGGAGATCTACGAGGTCTTCACCGAGGCCGGCGCCACCGTGCCCACGGACTGGACGTGGGGCCCGACGATGACCCAGGTCTACAACGACGTGTCCGACGGCTTCTCCGCCGCGGCGAGCGGCAACGGCAGCCTCGCCGAGGCGCTGGCCGCGGCCCAGGAGTCGACGACGAGCGCGCTGGAGAGCCAGGGCATTCCCGTCGGGGAGTGA